One segment of Vibrio mimicus DNA contains the following:
- a CDS encoding HDOD domain-containing protein — protein sequence MTVEAMKVVCVDDDDFMLKALGRMIRRMRPHWELILVEDATQWVINGDDAPSVVISDLLMPGKNGEALLTEVRARSPQTLRVLLTGDTTQELPRKAHAYAQFVLPKPFTHEDFEHLFVCMERLYQMPFNFECRKRLGALEDIPILPNSVRKLQQVIASPNCSMDAIAETIVHEPVLAAKIIQIANSSYFGFRRNTDLLNEAVARLGAVLVESIAISLLAIHPSNSNSAEDHQWVADCAFKSSSIARALVRAMGYSRQDQDRVFVANLLTSIGKILLLEDGASKKEFMDYYHLQSGYADCDVISAYILIMWGYDIDIGDIILNQRLTTFSGEHLEQLGSLSSLANQIENCRKISDYRQLVQNAPEPIQGVLKDLEEQFFPV from the coding sequence ATGACTGTAGAAGCGATGAAAGTCGTCTGTGTAGACGATGACGATTTTATGCTCAAAGCATTGGGTCGAATGATCCGACGTATGCGACCTCATTGGGAGCTCATTTTGGTTGAGGATGCCACTCAGTGGGTGATCAATGGGGATGACGCGCCTAGTGTGGTGATTTCTGATCTCTTGATGCCTGGTAAAAATGGGGAAGCACTGCTGACCGAAGTTCGTGCCCGCAGCCCGCAGACATTGCGGGTACTGTTGACCGGAGATACCACGCAAGAACTGCCACGTAAAGCGCACGCCTACGCACAATTTGTATTGCCTAAACCTTTTACTCACGAAGATTTTGAGCATCTGTTTGTATGTATGGAGCGGCTCTACCAAATGCCGTTCAATTTTGAATGTCGTAAACGGCTCGGTGCGTTGGAAGATATTCCGATTTTGCCCAATTCTGTTCGCAAACTACAGCAGGTGATAGCTTCCCCTAACTGCAGTATGGATGCGATTGCCGAAACCATAGTGCATGAACCTGTGTTAGCCGCGAAGATCATTCAAATCGCCAACTCCTCTTATTTTGGTTTTCGCCGTAATACTGACTTGCTCAACGAAGCCGTTGCGCGTTTAGGCGCCGTGTTGGTGGAATCGATCGCTATCTCCTTATTGGCCATTCATCCCAGTAATTCGAATTCAGCAGAAGATCATCAATGGGTGGCAGATTGTGCATTTAAATCGAGTTCAATTGCACGAGCCTTGGTTAGAGCAATGGGGTATTCACGCCAAGATCAAGACCGCGTTTTTGTAGCTAACCTGCTGACATCGATTGGGAAAATTCTGTTGTTAGAAGATGGCGCAAGCAAAAAAGAATTTATGGATTACTACCACCTGCAATCAGGGTATGCCGATTGTGATGTGATATCGGCATACATACTGATTATGTGGGGCTACGATATTGATATAGGAGATATCATTCTCAACCAAAGATTGACAACGTTTAGCGGCGAACATTTAGAACAGCTTGGTAGTCTTTCAAGCTTGGCGAATCAGATTGAAAACTGTCGGAAAATCAGTGATTACCGACAACTTGTGCAAAACGCCCCAGAACCGATACAAGGTGTGCTCAAGGATCTAGAAGAACAGTTTTTTCCTGTTTAG
- a CDS encoding L-threonylcarbamoyladenylate synthase, with protein MPNHGDFLLNTQQLSAMTPADIECAAQLLKQGQLVAIPTETVYGLAADATQPEAVKQIFSAKGRPANHPLIVHLGSAEQLCDWATDIADEAYQLAQAFWPGPLTMLLPKAEHVSPVVTGGLETVGLRVPAHPVLLEILKAHHLAVAAPSANPYKKLSPTSAQQVLDGLNGKLAAVLDGGECQHGLESTIVDLTSKPIRVLRAGPITASELSAVLGQEVLQPQVHQVAVPGNVDSHYQPKTRLRVIDNVQNELATQASDVKIALLHLSEQQANEQRLLKPMPQDAKAYGQALYRSLAEVDKWGVDEIWLERPPQGEAWLAVHDRLRRAAS; from the coding sequence ATGCCGAACCACGGAGATTTTTTGTTGAATACCCAACAGCTTTCAGCGATGACACCTGCTGATATTGAATGCGCAGCGCAGTTACTTAAGCAAGGCCAACTGGTTGCGATACCGACCGAAACCGTCTATGGATTGGCGGCCGATGCCACCCAACCTGAGGCAGTGAAACAAATTTTTAGCGCAAAAGGTCGCCCAGCCAATCATCCGTTAATCGTTCATTTAGGTTCGGCAGAACAACTTTGCGATTGGGCAACCGATATTGCTGACGAAGCCTATCAATTAGCGCAAGCATTCTGGCCAGGGCCACTCACCATGTTGCTGCCCAAAGCGGAGCATGTGTCACCGGTAGTAACGGGCGGCTTAGAAACGGTTGGATTGCGTGTTCCGGCGCATCCTGTTTTGTTGGAGATACTAAAAGCGCATCATCTAGCCGTGGCCGCTCCATCTGCCAATCCATATAAAAAACTCAGCCCAACCTCTGCTCAGCAAGTATTAGATGGCCTCAATGGCAAACTGGCAGCGGTATTGGATGGCGGTGAATGTCAGCATGGTTTGGAATCCACGATTGTTGATTTAACCAGCAAACCAATTCGCGTACTCCGTGCTGGCCCAATTACCGCCAGTGAACTCAGCGCCGTGTTAGGTCAAGAAGTGCTGCAGCCACAAGTTCACCAAGTGGCGGTTCCGGGCAACGTGGATAGCCACTATCAACCGAAAACGCGCCTGCGGGTCATTGACAATGTACAGAATGAGCTCGCGACCCAAGCCAGTGATGTAAAAATTGCTCTGCTCCATCTTTCTGAGCAGCAAGCTAACGAACAGCGTTTACTGAAACCGATGCCGCAGGACGCTAAAGCCTATGGGCAAGCGTTATATCGCTCTCTGGCCGAAGTGGACAAATGGGGTGTAGATGAAATTTGGTTAGAGCGCCCACCACAAGGTGAAGCGTGGCTCGCCGTACATGACCGTCTGCGCCGCGCTGCCAGTTAA
- a CDS encoding YbhB/YbcL family Raf kinase inhibitor-like protein codes for MKARHLLPVLAAAAVSLPALSNPVMSISSQDIQEGSRMANQFVFNGFGCSGDNLSPQLSWNNAPKGTKSFAITAYDPDAPTGSGWWHWVAVDIAADQHAVARGAAKQLKGVRELNNDYGFSGFGGACPPQGHGMHRYQFTVWALPFEKMELPQGASNALVGFMLRANALEQATLTATYVNE; via the coding sequence ATGAAAGCACGTCATCTTTTACCTGTACTCGCTGCTGCTGCAGTCAGCTTACCTGCTCTTAGCAACCCAGTGATGAGCATCAGTAGCCAAGACATTCAAGAAGGTTCACGTATGGCGAACCAATTTGTCTTTAATGGTTTTGGTTGTAGCGGCGATAATTTGTCACCACAGCTGAGCTGGAACAATGCCCCGAAAGGCACAAAGAGCTTTGCGATTACGGCTTATGATCCTGATGCTCCCACGGGTAGTGGTTGGTGGCACTGGGTGGCCGTGGATATTGCGGCGGATCAACACGCCGTGGCTCGTGGTGCAGCAAAACAACTTAAAGGTGTTCGTGAGCTGAACAACGATTACGGCTTTAGTGGTTTTGGTGGCGCTTGCCCTCCGCAAGGTCACGGTATGCACCGCTATCAATTTACCGTGTGGGCATTACCTTTCGAAAAAATGGAGCTTCCACAAGGGGCTTCGAATGCACTGGTTGGATTTATGCTGCGTGCCAATGCGCTTGAGCAGGCCACATTAACCGCCACCTATGTGAATGAGTAA
- a CDS encoding CPBP family intramembrane glutamic endopeptidase, with protein sequence MLLSASALLWLPFALAVITGFTRYRQITWGLLLFTLLCAFWMGNLSLTGGVSVGLGFVLAYCAANGKSHWRTAAWVALLLWCLALFLHWLPGFSNLQVLDKVIASPHSTPFSLYLNLDKPLVFFALLLAYPALLGNQQSPKWGATLVTLIPLFALLPIAVWLGALAFEWSLPEWWWIFAINNLLFTCVAEEALFRGLIQQQAQKKFGTVAGLLIASALFGMAHVAGGSLLMIFAALAGLGYGLVFHFTGRLWASVGVHFLFNFAHLLFFTYPALAR encoded by the coding sequence ATGTTACTTTCTGCTTCCGCTTTGCTTTGGTTGCCCTTTGCTCTTGCTGTTATTACTGGATTTACTCGTTATCGCCAAATCACTTGGGGATTATTGCTCTTCACTCTGCTCTGCGCCTTCTGGATGGGGAATTTATCATTAACCGGTGGTGTAAGCGTTGGTCTTGGTTTTGTTCTGGCTTATTGTGCTGCTAACGGGAAATCACACTGGCGCACCGCCGCTTGGGTTGCCTTGCTGCTGTGGTGCTTGGCTCTCTTCCTCCATTGGCTTCCAGGCTTCTCCAACTTACAAGTGTTAGATAAAGTCATCGCAAGCCCACACAGCACCCCCTTTAGCCTTTACCTGAATCTGGATAAGCCATTAGTCTTTTTTGCTCTTTTGCTGGCTTACCCTGCGTTACTCGGTAACCAACAGTCGCCTAAATGGGGAGCAACACTCGTCACTCTGATCCCACTGTTTGCTCTATTGCCTATCGCAGTTTGGCTAGGTGCTTTAGCGTTTGAATGGTCACTACCTGAATGGTGGTGGATTTTTGCCATCAATAACTTGCTGTTTACCTGCGTGGCGGAAGAAGCTCTATTCCGTGGTTTGATTCAGCAACAAGCCCAAAAAAAATTCGGCACAGTTGCCGGACTTTTGATCGCCAGTGCATTGTTTGGCATGGCTCATGTGGCGGGCGGTTCACTGCTGATGATCTTCGCCGCTCTAGCAGGACTTGGGTATGGTTTGGTGTTCCATTTCACTGGCCGTCTTTGGGCCAGCGTGGGTGTGCATTTCTTATTTAACTTTGCCCATTTGCTGTTTTTTACTTATCCCGCTTTAGCACGTTAA
- a CDS encoding Hpt domain-containing protein: MDRNCAFNIPTIAKMVGSDLVEPMLISYQETMQSQLPKLQATATTQSVSELHRLVHSMKSSARFIGSDVLSDLCFQLEMKTAADPQWQGDYLVQISELCKCSRDVLNQIAIYIDQQKASSR, translated from the coding sequence ATGGATCGGAACTGTGCCTTTAATATTCCTACTATTGCCAAGATGGTCGGGAGTGATCTCGTGGAGCCTATGCTGATCAGCTATCAAGAGACCATGCAGTCTCAGCTGCCCAAGTTACAGGCAACCGCGACAACGCAGTCGGTGAGTGAGCTGCATCGATTAGTGCACAGCATGAAATCATCGGCGCGATTCATTGGTAGTGACGTATTGTCTGATCTTTGTTTCCAATTAGAGATGAAAACGGCGGCTGATCCGCAGTGGCAGGGAGATTACTTGGTTCAGATTTCGGAGTTGTGCAAGTGTAGTCGTGATGTGCTTAACCAGATAGCCATCTATATAGACCAGCAAAAAGCGAGTAGTAGATGA
- a CDS encoding helix-turn-helix transcriptional regulator: MSKVIVQTGQFKGLRKQPLHNVLIYAPTIIWVTHGHKQLWWHDTTLNFHATDWLLLPANHYLTFVNVPQQAQFYSRTLTLHEAPPAEWIAQSSQSERNEEPRVKVNAALAYCFELLYEMNQQSLSEDTQRQFVLGFYAQLRDAKALHLLFPSENALMRERLARYLSVNPGDEHNIETVAAHFAMSRATLARYLTAEGTGFREVLSEVRMNYALALLQELRPLMDVALACGYQSLTRFSARFKQQYRITPHQYQQTLMDKP; encoded by the coding sequence ATGAGCAAAGTGATCGTGCAGACTGGGCAGTTTAAAGGTTTGCGTAAACAACCGCTGCACAATGTACTGATCTATGCCCCCACCATTATTTGGGTAACCCATGGGCATAAACAGCTCTGGTGGCACGACACTACGCTCAATTTTCATGCAACGGATTGGCTGCTATTGCCAGCCAATCACTACCTCACTTTTGTGAATGTGCCGCAGCAGGCGCAGTTTTATTCACGAACGTTGACCTTACATGAGGCGCCACCTGCGGAATGGATAGCGCAATCAAGTCAATCTGAGCGGAATGAAGAACCTAGAGTGAAAGTGAATGCTGCGTTGGCATACTGTTTTGAGCTTCTCTATGAGATGAACCAACAATCGCTCAGTGAAGACACGCAACGGCAGTTTGTGTTGGGCTTTTATGCCCAACTGCGTGATGCGAAAGCGCTGCATCTGCTTTTTCCAAGCGAAAATGCCTTGATGCGTGAACGCCTTGCGCGTTACCTGAGCGTCAATCCCGGTGATGAGCACAATATTGAAACCGTGGCAGCGCATTTTGCGATGAGTCGAGCGACATTAGCTCGTTATTTAACAGCAGAAGGAACAGGCTTTCGAGAAGTGCTAAGTGAAGTGCGGATGAACTACGCGCTCGCACTGCTGCAAGAGTTACGTCCTTTGATGGACGTTGCGCTGGCCTGTGGATACCAATCTTTGACTCGATTTTCAGCGCGTTTTAAACAGCAGTACCGGATCACGCCGCATCAATATCAACAAACGCTAATGGATAAGCCGTGA